The Arachis duranensis cultivar V14167 chromosome 2, aradu.V14167.gnm2.J7QH, whole genome shotgun sequence genome has a window encoding:
- the LOC107474411 gene encoding ammonium transporter 1 member 1 — translation MAQPSCSAAQLAQYFGPNATNAAAAASLICDQFTAVSMQYKDTKHAVDSTYLLFSAYLVFSMQLGFAMLCAGSVRAKNTMNIMLTNVLDAAAGGLFYYLFGFAFAFGVPSNGFIGRHFFGLKQVPSEAQDFDYSNFLYQWAFAIAAAGITSGSIAERTQFVAYLIYSSFLTGFVYPVVSHWIWSTDGWASAFNTGNLLFGSGVIDFAGSGVVHMVGGIAGLWGALIEGPRIGRFDHTGRAVALRGHSASLVVLGTFMLWFGWYGFNPGSFNKILVYYDESGNYYGQWSAVGRTAVTTTLAGCTAALTTLFGKRILSGHWNVTDVCNGLLGGFAAITAGCSVVEPWAAIVCGFFASLVLIGCNKLAEKVKYDDPLEAAQLHGGCGAWGVIFTALFAKEEYVKQVYGSGRGHGLLMGGGGKLLAAHVIQILVITGWVSATMGPLFFVLNKMKLLRISPEDELAGMDLTRHGGFAYAYEDDESHKHGIQLKRIEPNASSTPTTE, via the coding sequence ATGGCTCAGCCGTCATGCTCAGCGGCGCAACTGGCACAATACTTCGGCCCCAACGCCACCAACGCTGCAGCCGCTGCAAGTCTCATCTGCGATCAGTTCACCGCCGTGAGTATGCAGTACAAAGACACCAAGCACGCGGTGGACAGCACCTACCTCCTCTTCTCAGCCTATCTCGTCTTCTCCATGCAGCTCGGCTTCGCCATGCTCTGCGCCGGCTCCGTCCGCGCCAAGAACACCATGAACATCATGCTTACCAACGTCCTCGACGCCGCCGCCGGCGGCCTCTTCTACTACCTATTCGGTTTTGCCTTTGCTTTCGGCGTCCCCTCCAATGGCTTCATCGGCCGCCACTTCTTCGGCCTCAAGCAAGTTCCTTCAGAAGCTCAGGATTTTGACTACAGCAACTTCCTCTACCAGTGGGCCTTCGCCATCGCCGCCGCTGGCATCACCAGCGGCTCTATCGCGGAGCGGACGCAGTTCGTCGCTTACCTCATCTACTCATCCTTCCTCACTGGCTTCGTCTACCCCGTTGTGTCGCATTGGATCTGGTCCACCGATGGGTGGGCCAGTGCCTTCAACACAGGGAACCTCCTCTTCGGATCTGGAGTCATCGATTTTGCGGGATCCGGAGTCGTTCACATGGTCGGTGGCATTGCCGGTTTATGGGGTGCCCTAATTGAGGGGCCCAGAATAGGCCGTTTCGATCACACCGGCCGAGCGGTGGCTTTACGTGGGCACAGTGCATCATTGGTGGTACTTGGTACTTTCATGCTCTGGTTTGGTTGGTATGGATTTAACCCTGGCTCTTTTAACAAGATTCTAGTTTACTACGACGAATCTGGCAATTATTATGGTCAATGGAGTGCTGTTGGTAGGACCGCAGTAACTACAACCTTAGCCGGTTGTACGGCCGCCCTAACAACACTTTTTGGGAAAAGGATATTGTCTGGTCACTGGAACGTGACTGATGTTTGTAACGGGTTGCTAGGCGGGTTCGCAGCGATCACGGCCGGATGCTCTGTCGTGGAGCCTTGGGCTGCAATTGTGTGCGGCTTTTTTGCCTCCTTGGTTTTGATTGGCTGCAATAAATTGGCTGAAAAAGTCAAATATGACGACCCGTTGGAGGCCGCTCAGCTTCATGGCGGCTGCGGCGCGTGGGGTGTGATTTTCACCGCTCTCTTTGCGAAGGAGGAGTATGTGAAACAGGTCTACGGGTCGGGTCGGGGGCACGGGCTGTTGATGGGTGGTGGCGGAAAACTGCTGGCGGCGCATGTGATTCAGATTCTGGTTATTACTGGTTGGGTGAGTGCTACAATGGGTccacttttctttgttttgaataagatgaaGTTGCTTCGGATCTCACCGGAGGATGAACTCGCGGGTATGGATCTGACCCGACATGGTGGGTTTGCTTATGCTTACGAGGACGATGAATCGCACAAGCATGGGATTCAGTTGAAAAGAATTGAGCCAAACGCTTCCTCAACTCCTACCACAGAATGA